DNA sequence from the Coccidioides posadasii str. Silveira chromosome 5, complete sequence genome:
AATCGCTCTCTCCCAGCCAAGTATAACTCCCAGTAGTCGACATGTTACACTGCTCACGCCGCATACTATGGCATCTGACGAGCCAAGCACAGCAAGATCGAGTATGTATGCGCGACCGACAAATTCACGTAGCCGTAGCGCATTATCTAGGGACTGGAGGTGAAGTTGGTCATCATCCGAAGGAAAGGTGCTCGTATCAGCACTCTGCCCCGATAAGGGATGAGTGGTACCGCTGGAAGAAGAAAGTGAAGTAGGATATTTTGATGGGGGTGGACTATCACTTCTTCTTGGCCGAGAAAATGGGGAGCCCAGGGACCAGAATAAGCCATTAAAAAATCCCCCCTCCCAGCCACTATTCGTGTCCACGGGCTGCCTGGGTGTAGCTGAGGCCGCGCCAAGCGTAGATTTACTTATTAGGGAGATATATGATTGGGCCTTCCGGACATGTCTCATTTCTGGCGCTAGATACACATCTGGGTCGTCAGAGGCCACGATCGTCGTGTTCTTTGCGGATTGCGAAAGGGACTGAGCAGTGAGTGACTTGACCAGTTCTTCAGCTCGTTGGGTGTAAACGTCCAGGGGAATGTAGGAATTTTCATATTGAAATTCTAGAGGGTGACAGTCACCACGCCGTATGTGAATCCCAACCTGAACCCCCTGCCTATCGGTCCTTAGCTGCATGATCCGTTTCCTGTAAAACGCATTGTCGGTGTCGCtcaaaagaaagagattCTCATATCCAGTTCGAAGAAGCGAGAATATGGGCTTCTGCCGATCAACGCCAGTTTTATGTCGGCTTTCAAACCGTTCGCTGAAATTCTTGTTGAACATCCAGCGGAAGGTAGACGGCGAAACCAGTAGATGACGCGCCTGTAAGGGACATGGTATCCGCTGGGACATAAATGGAGGATGACATGTCGGTAATGGTGGAGCTTTGAAATATGTAGTATATTTGCCATAGGCCCAATTGGAATCATCAATAAAGAACGCCCGCCCTTCTTCTTTGGCGAGTCCATAGGCCATCCATAAACCCATCAATGCCACACCGAAGCCAGCATCATCCGACTCTAGCACGAAGGTTAAGGACTTTTTGCACGGAGGTAAATCTTCAGTACTATGCTCCTGTCGGCCCAATCCAGCCATTGTTTTAGCAGGGAATTGGGTAGGGTAATTGCTAGGAAGGAGGCCTAGTTCTTGCGCATCAACAATGTCTATAAAGTTCTTGTCCTGGTAGTGAAATCCATAGAGTTGCCCATTAATTGTTCGTGACTTAATATTCGTTATTAACGAGACATGAGCCGCCAAGTCCCACGTCTCCATGCATATTCTCGCATAAGTAGAGGGAGACAGTGGCAGGATATGATCCGGTGGAATTGAGACTGTCCATCGGGTCCGTCctttttcatctttgatcATAATAGGTCCAGGAGTGTCCGGTAATGTATTGCTTCCAAAACTTTCGGATGCATTTTCCCCATGCGATTGGCAAGCAACGGCAGCACCTTCAATGTGCCAAATTGAAAACGTAAGCCAGGTAACGGTGAGGCAACAGCCGAGAATTAGACTTAAGCGCCACCATGGTTTTAGAACACGCAAATCGGAGGACCTGGGAGCACGAGGAGGGAATGTTGATGGAAGGCTTGGTGATGGCAGAGGGGAGTTGATGAACGGAACTCGCAAGACTAGCGGAGCCAGCCGAAGGCTGCCTGGTGTGTGGGTCCTGCGAACAGCCATCCCATATGGATCACGCCGTGATGAGATAATCATATCCGTAGTTTTATGCACTTTTGGTTATCCCTATCACGAATGATACACTGGACGGATGAGTATATAGCTTGCGGGGATCAAACATATGGAGGGGGATGGGAAGTTTTGTTTCAGTAGAGAACAATATCCATCTGTTAAGTGTGCTCTGTGGTAGGAGCAAAGGGCTGGCTGATGTAGCGGCGGGGGAAGTAACTAAGCGGGGATAATAGACACCTATATTGGAGGTAAAAACAAACACTTCAGGCTGGTGGAGGGAAGAACCAGCTTGAAACCAATCGTTGATAATAATCACAGTAGATGTCCTTCTGAAAAGATTAAGAGATCTAGTCAGTATTATCAGACACACCAGCTGACATTGACAGAATGAAGGATTGGTAAGGAGCGATTGGGCTTTGTATGTTAATGAAAAAGGATGCGCTTCTTCTCAAGCATTGACATGGGGAGTAGAAGGcaggacagcagcagcatgATATGGTTGACCTAAGAGACAAGATAGACGGAAAGTTGTGTAGCCAGGTCAAGACTGCTAAATTACCGTGAAGAGACTGACTCCTTGGCCAGTGTATTCCGTACTCAAAGAGCGAGAAAAGTAAAATAACCTAGAAGAATGTGAGAAGTGAAAACTGATAACCCGGACATTCTTCACTTATCAACCAGTGACTGAAAACCAAAAATCATGGGTTGGTCACTCAAGGAGCTTGTGAATCCATGCCAAGTAATTACTTTCGCGGATGTGGACAATGGTGCCACAAGCTGTCGAAGAAGTATCACATGTTAATTGCGGAGTCTCCAGATGATTTGCCGCCTGGGTGTGTTTCATTGGAGTTTCAAAGTGTGCTTCTCAGACCTCCCCGCCTGAAAGTTGAAGGTGGTCAATCACGATTGTTGTCTGTCACCGAACTAAATTAGGATCATCATTTTGTTGCAGATCCTCAGTGGGATTGTTTCAGAACTTACCTTGAGAATTTGTTGCTGCACTTTGATCCCCTAACCTCTTCGTTTTGGTTTCCTGCTTCTTCCTAGAGAATAGCTTCATACATGTTAGTGGCTTATGGGATTGTCTGCGGTGGCTTCTCTGTTCTCTAGAGCCCTGTGGATGGATAGATGGATGGTATAGAATATGTGAAGTGCATATTTTTGCGACTCTGGAAAACAAAGTAAAGCCAGGAGTGTATTATAACTGCTCAAAAGCTTGAAATGTAGGGTAGTTAACCAGTCTTGAGGCTGGAGGATTGTATCAAGACAAGCAGAGATATCCCTGATAACGGCCAGAAGCAAGAATCatcaaaaaaagaggagTTTTGAAACAAAGGTGGTCTGGGTAATGTTGCGTATCTAGGGTAGAACAGGTGATAACCATCTGGTAAATAATCCAAAGTCTCGAGTCAAACTATATACATCAAGCAGATTAATTGAATGGGTATCACAAATTCACAAACAAGAAGGAACAAACATAACTGTCAAGAACtgcaaaaaataaaaataaagggTTGATAAGTCATCACGATAAAACAAAAGAAGTATTCATCATCAGGCGGTTCAAGTGGTCGTTATTCATGACAAAGCGGCATCTGCAACTTCCTGAAGTGGAGCTGCTATTCTTTCAAACATGGGAGGGGCATTGGTGGGGGACGGGCTTGTTGCTTCTAACGATGTCTCCTTTCGTAGTCCGCTGGCCAAGCGGACGCTTCCTCTCATGCCCTTGACCAAATGCCCACTCTCCACTCGGTCTTGAATCATCTCGTCAAGCATTCGGGACATTTCGTCCACACTTCGTCTTTTCTTGTCTCTATCCTTTTCCACTATTTTCGTTGGAGACAGAAGGTTTACAGGGCTACCTGCAGGTGCGGGAGCAGGGCCCATAATTGGGCTGCTGGTGCTCTCGAAGCTTAAGTGGTTCGGCCGATGTCCACGCAGGGGGATGGATGGCGGTTTAGGAGGATCAGGAGGTAGGGACTCCGCTGCTAATTGCGCTATTTCACGCTGGCGTGCGGCAGAGCGAAGCGCGGCCACCATTCTATCCTTATCGTCCAATTGAAGACGTAAATCTGCGATCTCCATGTCTTTCTCACGGAGTAACGCTGCAATCTCAGGATCACAAGGCGATGATCCCCCGGCTTTGAGCTGAGACAGGCCTACGGACATTCGAGAATGACTTGAACGCCGTGCTTGTAGTAGCCTTCGTTCTAAGGTGGATATGTAGCGGTTTTTATCTGCTAGGTCTGCTTGCAGTGCATTGATTTGTGCCTGCAGGCTGGCGGTACCGTCTGCAAACTCTCCAATAGTGTCCTCTTCATAATCACCACTTCCGAACGACGGACCTTGATCGTGTGGCGCTCCGCTGCCACTCTTGACGGACGTTGTTGACCGTGATCGATGTAGCTGCAAACCACCCAAAGCCGAATGCGACCCCGATGAACGTAGAGATTTTAAATCAAAGCCACGTAGTTGAAGCCCCGTTAAGGAAAAGTTTCCACTGGCATTCACACCTGTAGACTTTGAGCACAGAATCAAGCGATTGAGATGTTCGATGCGTTCCTTCAACGCCGTCCTGGCAAGTTGCATTTCTAGCATCTGCTCCTCGTGACGTGTTTCCGCTTCTTTCTCGAATCGTTCTTCTTCCAGCCTTGATTCTTGTTCAGCGTGTGACTTGCCCTGTTTCTCGAGCTGTGCCCGAAGTGCCTGAATTTCCATCCGATATCGTTCTAGGAGAACACGACTACCTGCATCTCCCGATACACCGGCATGAGCCTCTTCCGCACGCTTTGCATGGCTCACAATATTGTTTTTTGCCCTGGCAGCAAATTTTAATGTGTTTAATGTTTCATTCGTGTGTGTATTGGCAGCTGTATTACCTCCTGTTGATCCTATTTGGATCGTACAGAGAATACTGACCAATGAATTTCCCGACAGAGCGGGTTGCAACAATCGCGTAAGCTTGCTGTCTCGGTATGGGAGATGCTTTCCATCGCGATCCGAGTGGCTTGTCGCTTTATCCTTGTCACCAGACAACCTCGCAATAACCGTACCGAGAGTGAGTAAACTTTTATTAATGTGAGCGCCTTCAGTTCTTCTCTCCTTGTTTTCAGCTGCACGCTCGGAGCCGGCCAAATCGATCAAGCTGAGCGTTGAGACCCGTACACCTCCCGGCACTAGACCCGTGCGCCTTTCATGGCCCGGGGTAGAGGCTGCGCCTCGTTCTCGACTTTCAACCACAATTTGAACCACGGCATGACTTCGTGAACTACGGGCGTTAAACTGGGTACTTCCGGTCCTCCTGGCATGGTCTCCCCTGGCAATCACCCTGAGTAGCTGCGTCGGACTCTGaactatttcttctttcaaGGGTGTCGCATATACACCTCGCTTGCTATCTTCTCGCAGCttgatttcttcttgttgcCCTGCGCCCGGTCCTATGCCGGCGGACGCTGGGGTAGAGAGAAGATCATGAATTTTCTCGTTATAAATTTCCAAATAGCTCACTCGCAAGAGGAATTCGCGATGAGGGGTCTCACGAATGTAGGAGAAAATATCGGTGATTGCTAAGGGTATGACTCCGGGTGATGTGGCTGTACCTTGCATTGAAAATGTTTTACCAGTACCCGTCATTCCGTACGCAAAGACGGTTCCATGGTAACCCTCCATAACGCGACGAACAAGTCGCTTTGCGCATGCATCGTAAACCTTAGCGTTGGTATCATGGGTCGCAAAAACATTATCTGTAAATTTAGGTCAGTTCGCACGAGTAGAGACAGCTTCTCCAGAGGCTGGGTTGAAACATCGGTATCGGCTTACCATAGAAATAGTCCCCCCCTTCTTTCCCACGATAGGACACCAAAGATCTCCTCCCGTCCACTAGCCACTCGACTTCCGTTTTGCTGCTATCATTGTTTGTGGAATCAGGACGAACTCTGACACTAACGATCACATTGCCTTTTCCTTCCTTCATTTTTGATCCGCGTTTGCTTGTGCCAGGTTGTGCGGTAGGCTCTTCCCTTCTCCTTCGACCGTTGTCATCGCAATCGTCAAAAGTAGTGGCACTAGTAGAATAGGTTGATCCCTGTGCTGAAGAGCTCCGGCTCGGTGTCGGCGATTGGAGCGTAGAAGAGCGGATTTCTGTACTTCGGCCTGTTTGAGTCGAACTGTCTTCTCCGCTGCTATCCTGAAAAGCCGTAACTCCAGAACTATTGGGGTTGTTCGTAATTCCTGTATGGATTCTATGGGGTTTTTTGGATTTTAAGCCACCCGATGGGGTACTAGAATCTAAAGGACGAGAATTGGCGGTCGGCAAATTGTAAAGAGACGAAGAACTGGAAATGAGCGATGCACGACTAGCCATTTTGGAAGGATGTGGGAATGCAGCGACACTAGCAGCTCGTCGTACCGCTCTCTCGGGACTGTTTGATATATGACCCATAGACGGCGATCTTCCTGTAGCATTATTACTATTGAAGGTAGGCGACGGGATAGTAGATTTTGCAGCTGTCTTCACGGCCGAAGGAGTGCGCAATTTAGTAGAGGATGCATGGGTGGCAGGAATTCTCGCATCGGCGGGTCCTGGCGTGCTCCTTTTTAGTTTGCCTGTGGGTAGAGGTGGAAGCACTGTGGACGGAGGGTTCGTGGTTGGGCGCGACGGTTGTGGTGTCGTTGAAGTCATTTTCCAAGCATCTGTCGAGTGATAAGTTATGAATGCAAAGGTGCCGGTTCATTGGGACAAGTACAGGTTAGCGGGGGATGGTTATAGGTGTGTATTTCTGCATATAATATGCAATAACCGCTGAAACTGAAGGAGTGGTGGTTTTAGTTATGCAGAGGACAAACCAATCTCCTCTGCGCTCTGTACTTATGATGTGGGCTGCAATTCATCAAcgactactccgtattctcGTGGGGGGACAGAACAGATTCAAATCTCATGAACATCGGGTGTTCTGTATCATAATCAAAATAATAGCAAAGATTGAAGACAGACAGAGATATTTCTATGGGAAAGAGGACTTCATAGCATGGAATCCCGAATTCATGCCCATCAGTTTTCAAGGCTCTAGCTTCAGGGGGAGGGTTCATTCAGGGGAGGAGAGGTAGGAAAGCAAAGAGCCTGCGTCCGTAACCCCGTCCGATTGGACAGCCGCGAAAaactacagagtacggagtacgttGGACTCAGCAGTGCTCCGTACACATGCTGGTTACggctccgtacggagtaactagttaTGTACTCCGAAGTTAGTTACATAACTAGTTACTTGGTTCAGCATTAGTCAGCCAATCCCAGGAAAACCTGCGACCTCCGTTCTATTGTGAGCTATTGTTATCTTTCCTCGACATTCTTGTCGCGGCGGATGACGGAGTGTTCCCTGACGACCGACAAACGGGCTATACCTCAACATGTCGAGCACTCCCTGAGGCGAAATCGGAGTCAGACGTCAAAAGATTCGATCAAAGACAATCAGGTGTTCACTGTGAATGTTTTCTCGCCATGTCAGTTAGATTTGTCTCGTCAGTAGTTAAGAAAGCACCTGTTGACTTGAGGTTCTCCCTGTTCTAGGTTTGAGAAGTCGCTTTACGACCTCATACGAGGCCTCCGAAATCACAAGGGTAACGAGGGTGAATATATCCAAAATAGCTTACGAGAATGCCGAACGGAGATTAAGTCACAGGATATGGGTCAGTATTTTTCGTTGACGTCTCGGAGCATACCAGCTCATCTTCCTCCTAGATAAAAAGGCGACCGCCCTGCTTAAATTGATATACCTTGAGATGTTTGGATACGATATGTCGTGGGCGGCATTCCATGTACTCGAAGTGATGTCCTCGCAAAATTATCTTCAAAAAAGAGTTGGATATCTTGGAGCGGTCCAAAGCTTTCGACCCGATACTGAGGTCCTAATGTTGACCACCAACCTCCTCAAGAAGGTTCTATATTTCATCTCGCTAGTTTCCTTATTGAATTCATACTTAAATCTTTCTTAGGATATGGTTTCTCCGCTTGTGCCTACAATGTCGTTGCCTCTCTCTACTTTGCCTCATATCATATCACCATCCCTTGCGTTGTCGCTCCTTTCAGACCTGCTGCCTCGCCTCTCCCACTCTCACCCATCAGTTCGAAAAAAATCCGTTGTTAATCTTTACCGCCTTTCTCTTGTGTATCCGGAAGCACTACGGCTCGCGTGGCCAAAGATGAAGGAGCGCCTGATGGACGAACATGAAGATAGCAGCGTAACTGCAGCGGTGATAAATGTCGTGTGTGAGCTTGGTTGGAGGAGACCCCGGGATTTTCTACCCCTTGCACCGAGATTATTCGGACTACTAGTAGACGGTGGCAACAATTGGATGGCGATTAAGATTGTTAAACTAGTAAGTTTTCTCATAAAACGTTTCTGATCGGGTGCTAAACGTGTTAGTTTGCTTCGTTAACGCCCTTGGAGCCGCGACTCGTTCGCAAGCTCCTTCGACCCCTAACGACCATTATCCAAACAACGTCGGCCATGTCCCTTCTTTGCGAGTGCATCAACGGAGTTATTCAGGGCGGGATCCTTGAAGGCTCAGAAGGAGTCCGAGAGGGAGAGGTCATCGCACATTTATGCGTCGAGAAGCTTCGTGCGATGCTTGTTTTGGGAGAAGACCCGAACCGTAAGCCCAGAAACGTTTCACTAAAGATTAACCCTTCCCTGACCGTATTTATAGTGAAATATGTTGCTCTCCTCGCATTTAACAGAATAGCCCTCTCGCATCCAATGCTCGTTTCCCAACAACAGGACGTACTTATGGACTGTTTGGATGACAACGACGTATCGATTCGGCTACAGGCATTGCAACTCGTGTCGAGGATGGTAACCAATGAAAATTTACAACTTGTGGTCGATCGGTTAATCACGCAACTTCGAACTTCCCCTCTACTAGACACAACAGTAGCAAAATTAACTCTTGAAGTAAAACCGTCTGCGGATATTGAAGGCGAAGACCCTGAAGAACCATTGGAGATCACAAACAAAAAGCAGGATGGAGTGCTCGCTCTCCCAGCCGATTACCGCGTAGAAGTTCTCAAACGGATTTTAGAAGTGTGTTCTCAAAATACTTATTCCGCCATCGTTGACTTTGAGTGGTATGTCGACGTTCTGGTCCAGCTTATGAAGCTAATTCCCCCTCTGAACGAACCTCGGAACAAGCGAGCCATGAAACAGACCGAATTCTTAGGAGAAAAGGAAGACCTCGCGTCACAGATCGGGTTCGAACTCCGCAACGTTGCGGTCCGGGTGAGGACCGCAAGGCCCAAGGCCACGCGTGCTGCCGAGTCCTTGGTTTTAGTGGAGAACCGAGCAGCCCTGTTCCCAATTACCCCCGCCTCGGGAGTTGCAATACTAGAAGCTACAGCCTGGGTAGCGGGCGAGTTTTCCGAGTATCTTTTCACGCCGGAGCAGGTGCTATCTTCGTTGATTCATCCATCGAATTTGGCCCTGCCATCAAGAGTATTGTCTTCATATCTTCAGACCATCCCCAAAATTTTTGTTCGAATAACAAGCCATCATGTTTGG
Encoded proteins:
- a CDS encoding uncharacterized protein (EggNog:ENOG410PGWU~COG:Z~BUSCO:2020at33183); this encodes MTSTTPQPSRPTTNPPSTVLPPLPTGKLKRSTPGPADARIPATHASSTKLRTPSAVKTAAKSTIPSPTFNSNNATGRSPSMGHISNSPERAVRRAASVAAFPHPSKMASRASLISSSSSLYNLPTANSRPLDSSTPSGGLKSKKPHRIHTGITNNPNSSGVTAFQDSSGEDSSTQTGRSTEIRSSTLQSPTPSRSSSAQGSTYSTSATTFDDCDDNGRRRREEPTAQPGTSKRGSKMKEGKGNVIVSVRVRPDSTNNDSSKTEVEWLVDGRRSLVSYRGKEGGDYFYDNVFATHDTNAKVYDACAKRLVRRVMEGYHGTVFAYGMTGTGKTFSMQGTATSPGVIPLAITDIFSYIRETPHREFLLRVSYLEIYNEKIHDLLSTPASAGIGPGAGQQEEIKLREDSKRGVYATPLKEEIVQSPTQLLRVIARGDHARRTGSTQFNARSSRSHAVVQIVVESRERGAASTPGHERRTGLVPGGVRVSTLSLIDLAGSERAAENKERRTEGAHINKSLLTLGTVIARLSGDKDKATSHSDRDGKHLPYRDSKLTRLLQPALSGNSLVSILCTIQIGSTGGNTAANTHTNETLNTLKFAARAKNNIVSHAKRAEEAHAGVSGDAGSRVLLERYRMEIQALRAQLEKQGKSHAEQESRLEEERFEKEAETRHEEQMLEMQLARTALKERIEHLNRLILCSKSTGVNASGNFSLTGLQLRGFDLKSLRSSGSHSALGGLQLHRSRSTTSVKSGSGAPHDQGPSFGSGDYEEDTIGEFADGTASLQAQINALQADLADKNRYISTLERRLLQARRSSHSRMSVGLSQLKAGGSSPCDPEIAALLREKDMEIADLRLQLDDKDRMVAALRSAARQREIAQLAAESLPPDPPKPPSIPLRGHRPNHLSFESTSSPIMGPAPAPAGSPVNLLSPTKIVEKDRDKKRRSVDEMSRMLDEMIQDRVESGHLVKGMRGSVRLASGLRKETSLEATSPSPTNAPPMFERIAAPLQEVADAALS
- a CDS encoding uncharacterized protein (EggNog:ENOG410PJX5~COG:S~TransMembrane:1 (i64-87o)~BUSCO:4384at33183), whose translation is MIISSRRDPYGMAVRRTHTPGSLRLAPLVLRVPFINSPLPSPSLPSTFPPRAPRSSDLRVLKPWWRLSLILGCCLTVTWLTFSIWHIEGAAVACQSHGENASESFGSNTLPDTPGPIMIKDEKGRTRWTVSIPPDHILPLSPSTYARICMETWDLAAHVSLITNIKSRTINGQLYGFHYQDKNFIDIVDAQELGLLPSNYPTQFPAKTMAGLGRQEHSTEDLPPCKKSLTFVLESDDAGFGVALMGLWMAYGLAKEEGRAFFIDDSNWAYGKYTTYFKAPPLPTCHPPFMSQRIPCPLQARHLLVSPSTFRWMFNKNFSERFESRHKTGVDRQKPIFSLLRTGYENLFLLSDTDNAFYRKRIMQLRTDRQGVQVGIHIRRGDCHPLEFQYENSYIPLDVYTQRAEELVKSLTAQSLSQSAKNTTIVASDDPDVYLAPEMRHVRKAQSYISLISKSTLGAASATPRQPVDTNSGWEGGFFNGLFWSLGSPFSRPRRSDSPPPSKYPTSLSSSSGTTHPLSGQSADTSTFPSDDDQLHLQSLDNALRLREFVGRAYILDLAVLGSSDAIVCGVSSVTCRLLGVILGWERAIGQKRWKNVDGPLDWQSFIW
- the APL5 gene encoding AP-3 complex subunit delta (BUSCO:38184at4751~EggNog:ENOG410PF8I~COG:U~BUSCO:1779at33183), whose translation is MLVTAPQSQENLRPPFYCELLLSFLDILVAADDGVFPDDRQTGYTSTCRALPEAKSESDVKRFDQRQSGVHCECFLAMFEKSLYDLIRGLRNHKGNEGEYIQNSLRECRTEIKSQDMDKKATALLKLIYLEMFGYDMSWAAFHVLEVMSSQNYLQKRVGYLGAVQSFRPDTEVLMLTTNLLKKDMVSPLVPTMSLPLSTLPHIISPSLALSLLSDLLPRLSHSHPSVRKKSVVNLYRLSLVYPEALRLAWPKMKERLMDEHEDSSVTAAVINVVCELGWRRPRDFLPLAPRLFGLLVDGGNNWMAIKIVKLFASLTPLEPRLVRKLLRPLTTIIQTTSAMSLLCECINGVIQGGILEGSEGVREGEVIAHLCVEKLRAMLVLGEDPNLKYVALLAFNRIALSHPMLVSQQQDVLMDCLDDNDVSIRLQALQLVSRMVTNENLQLVVDRLITQLRTSPLLDTTVAKLTLEVKPSADIEGEDPEEPLEITNKKQDGVLALPADYRVEVLKRILEVCSQNTYSAIVDFEWYVDVLVQLMKLIPPLNEPRNKRAMKQTEFLGEKEDLASQIGFELRNVAVRVRTARPKATRAAESLVLVENRAALFPITPASGVAILEATAWVAGEFSEYLFTPEQVLSSLIHPSNLALPSRVLSSYLQTIPKIFVRITSHHVWSAAKQSEISTLLANVIIFLDKLSSHPDLDVQERALEFLELFHITAEAISTADPGGDEGPLLLYSAIPRLFSGLDLNPVAADAQRKVPVPNTLDLESVLDENVPYILRESENSRLGCCGQNDLNFFYHVQLPSPSGKPLPKETLAWGKLQPTSYQNLSDDIVDTTEVARRRAERKERNDDDPFYIRQKDNLSGPSSPLHHADHNVNSENIDIDSIPIVDLALESAQALEARQGPKAVDRHENVEIIADETIDLCESPSNEKLLFRSGRARKPLLEVDSSRLGRLPLEEKNDTSHHVNQLAHKEFEAVEMAEAMARIERVRLEMQRVSERIHIDEDIPPEGTLVKRKKKKKGPDSVNQKHTKGLVVNYNMHGDDVAESKKKKKKKKKKQTTKKETPLSPG